One window of the Amycolatopsis mediterranei genome contains the following:
- a CDS encoding ABC transporter permease, with protein sequence MTSWRTKLLPPLLAIVFAVLLSAIALIISGADPLQAYGTMIGQMFKGSTAVDTVNLATVYYLSGLAVAIGFQMNLFNIGVEGQYRFAAVVAAIAGGAMKLPPVIHVIAILVVAVVAGMAYAAVPAVLKVTRGVSEVISTIMLNAIVAGIIAFLINADQFGVQRGNNIGTRVIEPSGRIPGIPLGSGTLFGFVVIAALIGGAYWFMLNRTRFGFELKASGESTTAAAAGGVSAKKMTLIAMLLSGGVAGLVAMPELLGRDYSYGITATQMYGFTGIAVALLGRNHPGGIALGALLWAFLDTSAVSLEQINVSKEIATIMQGIIVLSVVVAYEIVRRADLAAEQRRVGRALAGSKGSSVAEGGAV encoded by the coding sequence ATGACGTCCTGGCGCACGAAACTGCTGCCGCCGCTGCTGGCGATCGTGTTCGCCGTCCTGCTGTCGGCGATCGCGCTGATCATCTCCGGGGCCGACCCCCTGCAGGCGTACGGCACGATGATCGGCCAGATGTTCAAGGGCTCGACCGCGGTCGACACGGTGAACCTGGCGACGGTGTACTACCTGTCCGGGCTCGCGGTCGCCATCGGCTTCCAGATGAACCTGTTCAACATCGGTGTCGAAGGCCAGTACCGCTTCGCCGCCGTCGTCGCGGCCATCGCCGGCGGCGCGATGAAGCTGCCGCCGGTCATCCACGTCATCGCGATCCTGGTGGTCGCGGTCGTCGCGGGCATGGCCTACGCGGCCGTTCCGGCGGTCCTCAAGGTGACCCGCGGGGTCAGCGAGGTCATCTCGACGATCATGCTCAACGCGATCGTCGCCGGCATCATCGCGTTCCTCATCAACGCCGACCAGTTCGGCGTGCAGCGGGGCAACAACATCGGCACCCGCGTGATCGAGCCGTCCGGCCGGATCCCGGGCATCCCGCTCGGCTCGGGCACGCTGTTCGGGTTCGTCGTCATCGCCGCGCTCATCGGCGGGGCCTACTGGTTCATGCTCAACCGCACCCGGTTCGGCTTCGAGCTCAAGGCGTCCGGCGAGTCCACCACCGCCGCGGCCGCGGGTGGCGTCAGCGCGAAGAAGATGACGCTCATCGCGATGCTGCTCTCCGGGGGTGTCGCCGGCCTGGTCGCCATGCCGGAACTGCTCGGCCGCGACTACAGCTACGGCATCACCGCGACGCAGATGTACGGCTTCACCGGCATCGCGGTGGCGCTGCTCGGCCGCAACCACCCCGGCGGCATCGCGCTCGGCGCACTGCTGTGGGCGTTCCTCGACACCTCCGCGGTGTCGCTGGAGCAGATCAACGTGTCCAAGGAGATCGCGACGATCATGCAGGGCATCATCGTGCTGTCGGTCGTCGTGGCGTACGAGATCGTGCGGCGCGCCGACCTCGCGGCCGAACAACGCAGGGTCGGCCGCGCACTCGCCGGCAGCAAGGGTTCCTCGGTCGCCGAAGGGGGTGCGGTGTGA